GCCTTCGCTTTCTTGTTCCTGACGAACGATAAGCTGATCGTTGCGCGCGATCCGCACGGGCTTCGCCCGTTCGTCATGGGTGAGCTCGGCGGCGCGAGCCTGTTCGCGTCCGAGTCCTGTGCGTTCGACACCGTCGGCGGCCGCTATGTGCGCGACATCGAGCCGGGCGAGCTGCTCGTGCTGGACCGTGCGACTGGCAAGGTGACCGTCGATCGGTTCGCACCGCTCAAGCAGCGGGCGATCTGCGCGATGGAGTACATCTACTTCGCTCGTCCGGACAGTGATATTGATTCGACGAACATTCATTCGGCTCGTAAGCGGATGGGTCGTCAGCTGGCGATGGAGGCGTTTGTGGACGCGGATATCGTGACGGGCGTGCCAGATTCCTCCATCTCGGCTGCCATCGGCTATGCCGAGCAGACGGGTATTCCGTACGAGCTCGGACTGATCAAGAATCGGTATACAGGCCGGACGTTCATCCAGCCGAGCCAAGAGCTGCGCGAGCAGGGCGTGAAGATGAAGCTGTCGGCGGTGCGCAGCATCGTCGAGGGCAAGCGCGTCGTCATGATCGACGACTCGATCGTGCGCGGCACGACGTCGCTTCGCATCGTCAACCTGCTTCGTGAAGCAGGTGCGACTGAGGTACACGTGCGCATCAGCTCGCCGCCGTTCGCGAATCCGTGCTTCTACGGCATCGATACGCCGAGCCGGCAGGAGCTGATCGCCGCAGTGAAGTCGGTCGAGGAGATTCGTCAGGCGATTAATGCGGACTCGCTCCATTTCTTGACGAAGGACGGACTGCTTACGGCCATCGGCCGCGAGGGCGATGAGTACAACCGCGGTCACTGTACAGCTTGCTTCGACAACCAGTACCCGACAGCGGTGCCGGATGAGGCAGCTGCGATGATGGCTTGCGGCGGGTGCGATTAAGCGACTACAAGGACACATGTACACGATGAGGATTGGCGGTCGCCGCCGAATGGCTGGCCGCCTTCCCTTTTTATAGGAACCATAAGGTTATATATAGAAGTCACTCATAAGGAGGAATCCGCAATGTCCGATGCATATAAACAAGCCGGAGTCGATATCGCGGCCGGTAATGAAGCGGTAGAACGGATGAAGAAGCATGTGAAGACAACGTACCGCCCCGAGGTGCTGACGGAGCTCGGCGGCTTCGGTGCGTTATTTGGCTTGAATAAGGATAAGTATGAGGAGCCTGTGCTCGTGTCCGGTACGGACGGCGTCGGCACGAAGCTGAAGATCGCGTTCGCGATGGACAAGCATGACACGATCGGCATCGACGCAGTGGCGATGTGCGTGAACGATATTATCGTACAAGGCGCAGAGCCGCTGTTCTTCCTCGATTACCTCGCGTGCGACCGCGTCATCCCGGAGAAGATCGAGGCGATCGTCAAGGGCATCAGCGACGGCTGTGTGCAGGCAGGCGCGGCGCTCATCGGCGGCGAGACGGCTGAGATGCCGGGTATGTACAGCGAAGGCGAGTACGATATTGCTGGCTTCACAGTCGGTATTGTGGATAAAAAGAAAATCATCGACGGCAGCACGATCCAGCCGGGCGATGTGGTGCTCGGTCTGGCGTCGAGCGGCGTGCACAGCAACGGCTTCTCGCTCGTGCGCAAGCTGCTGCTCGAGCAGAAGGGCTACACGCTCCACGATACGATCGAGGAGCTGGGAGGCCGTCTGGGCGACGTGCTGCTCGCGCCGACGAAGATCTATGTGAAGCCTGTGCTGGCTGCGCTGCAGGAGGTTCCGCTGAAGGGACTGGCACACATTACAGGCGGCGGCTTCCTCGAGAACATTCCGCGCTGCTTGCCAGACGGTGTGAACGTCGAGATCGACTACGGCTCCTGGCCGATTCTGCCGATCTTCGAGCTGATGCAGCGTGAGGGTGCGATTACGAACAATGACATGTTCCGCACGTTCAACATGGGTATCGGCATGGTCGTGATCGTCGCAGAGGAGCATGCAGCACGCGCTGCGGAGCTGTTCGAGGCGAATGGCGAGAAGGCGTACACGCTCGGTCGTGTGACGGAAGGCACGAAGGTCGTTACATTCACTGGAGCGGAAGTATGAGCTTGAACGATAGAAGCCCGTTCCGCATCGCTGTGTTCGCTTCCGGTTCAGGAAGCAACTTCCAGGCGCTTGTGGACGCGGTGAAGGAGGGGCGGCTCGATGCTCGCATCGAGCTGTTAGTCTGTGATAAGCCCGAGGCGAAGGTCGTCGAGCGGGCGCATGCGGCAGGCGTTGCCGTCCATGCGTTCCGTCCGAAGGATTACGCCTCGCGTGAGGCGTATGAAGCGGAGATCGTCGAGCTGCTGAACGCGAAGCAGATCGATCTTGTCGTGATGGCTGGCTATATGCGGCTGATCACGAGCGTCTTGGTGGAGCCGTACTATGGACGGCTCATTAACGTGCATCCGTCGCTGCTGCCTGCCTTCCCTGGCATCAATGCGGTGAAGCAGGCGCTTGACTACGGCGTCAAGGTGACGGGCGTGACGGTGCATTATGTGGATGGCGGCATGGATACGGGGCCGATTATTGCCCAGCAGTCGCTTGCACTTGTGCCTGGCGATACGGAGGAGACGGTCGCGGAGCGGGTACACCGGATCGAGCATGAGCTGTATCCGAAGGTGGTCGGATGGATTCGTGACGGCAAGGTGCGATTGAACGGCAGACAGGTGGAGCTTAGTGAGGCTGCGCTGTAAGGGTTGAATGTTGTGGATGGATTGTCCACTTATATAGAAGTCTAGCAACTTGAAGGAGGAACAGTTACATCATGGCTATTCGTAGAGCGTTAATTAGTGTATCGGATAAGAGCGGCATTGTGGAATTCGCCAAGGAGCTGTCGAAGCTCGGCGTAGAAATCATCTCGACGGGCGGGACGCATTCGTTGCTGCAGCAGAACGACGTGCCGGTAGTCGGAATCTCGGAGGTTACGGGCTTCCCGGAAATTCTCGATGGACGCGTGAAGACGCTCCACCCGGCTGTACATAGCGGCCTCTTGGCGATTCGCGACAGCGAGGAGCACCAAGCAGCGATGAAGGAGCTCGGACTGGACTATATTGATCTGGTGATCGTAAATCTGTATCCGTTCGCGGCGACGATCGCGAAGCCGGATGTGACGTATGAGGACGCGATCGAGAACATCGATATCGGCGGACCGACGATGCTGCGCTCGGCGGCGAAGAACCATGCGTTCGTTACGGTCGTGGTGGATGCAGCGGACTATGCAGCAGTACTCGAGGAGATCAAGGCTGGCGGCGATACGACGCTCGAGACGCGCAAGCGTCTGACGGCGAAGGTGTTCCGTCATACAGCGGCTTACGACGCACTCATTGCGGACTACATGACGAAGCAGACGGGCGAGCCGCTTCCGGAGAAGCTGACGGTGACGTATGAGAAGGTCCAGGACTTGCGCTACGGCGAGAATCCGCACCAGAAGGCGGCGTTCTACCGCAAGCCGCTGGCACCTGCGGGCAACATTACGACAGCGGAGCAGCTGCACGGCAAGGAGCTGTCCTACAATAACATCAACGATGCGAATACGGCGCTGCAGATCGTGAAGGAGTTCAACGAGCCAGCTGTTGTCGCAGTTAAGCATATGAATCCTTGCGGCGTCGGCATCGGTACCGACATTCACGAGGCGTACCAGAAGGCGTATGCGGCTGATCCTGTGTCGATCTTCGGCGGCATTGTCGCGGCGAACCGGACGGTAGGCAAGGAGACGGCGCAGCTGATGAGCGAAATTTTCCTCGAGATCATCATCGCTCCGGATTACACGGCTGAGGCGCTCGACATTCTGAAGCAGAAGAAGAACATCCGTCTGCTCCAGATCGGCGCGATCAGCGGCGAGAAGAAGGCGGAGCCGTTCATTACGTCTGTCGAGGGCGGTATGCTCGTGCAAGACAGCGACGCTTACCAGCTGACTGAGGCAGACCTGAAGGTCGTCACAGAGCGCCAGCCGA
Above is a genomic segment from Paenibacillus sp. YYML68 containing:
- the purF gene encoding amidophosphoribosyltransferase: MSDELIVAGQGAQVRVKGSGASHQLWTGNFYNEGINSHDGLFDKLREECGVFGVFGHDDAASLSYYGLHALQHRGQESSGICVSNGQTFNYHRGMGLVKEVFDNDTLGKLVGSVAIGHVRYSTSGESKLTNAQPLVFKYREGDLAIATNGNLTNAPEVKKRLERDGSIFQTTSDTEVVAHLIARSKHDDIVQAVKDALVQVEGAFAFLFLTNDKLIVARDPHGLRPFVMGELGGASLFASESCAFDTVGGRYVRDIEPGELLVLDRATGKVTVDRFAPLKQRAICAMEYIYFARPDSDIDSTNIHSARKRMGRQLAMEAFVDADIVTGVPDSSISAAIGYAEQTGIPYELGLIKNRYTGRTFIQPSQELREQGVKMKLSAVRSIVEGKRVVMIDDSIVRGTTSLRIVNLLREAGATEVHVRISSPPFANPCFYGIDTPSRQELIAAVKSVEEIRQAINADSLHFLTKDGLLTAIGREGDEYNRGHCTACFDNQYPTAVPDEAAAMMACGGCD
- the purH gene encoding bifunctional phosphoribosylaminoimidazolecarboxamide formyltransferase/IMP cyclohydrolase, with the protein product MAIRRALISVSDKSGIVEFAKELSKLGVEIISTGGTHSLLQQNDVPVVGISEVTGFPEILDGRVKTLHPAVHSGLLAIRDSEEHQAAMKELGLDYIDLVIVNLYPFAATIAKPDVTYEDAIENIDIGGPTMLRSAAKNHAFVTVVVDAADYAAVLEEIKAGGDTTLETRKRLTAKVFRHTAAYDALIADYMTKQTGEPLPEKLTVTYEKVQDLRYGENPHQKAAFYRKPLAPAGNITTAEQLHGKELSYNNINDANTALQIVKEFNEPAVVAVKHMNPCGVGIGTDIHEAYQKAYAADPVSIFGGIVAANRTVGKETAQLMSEIFLEIIIAPDYTAEALDILKQKKNIRLLQIGAISGEKKAEPFITSVEGGMLVQDSDAYQLTEADLKVVTERQPTEAELKQLLFAWKVVKHVKSNAIALAADDMTIGVGAGQMNRVGAAKIAIEQAGEKAKGAVLASDAFFPMGDTLELAAKAGITAVIQPGGSIKDEESIRVANENGIAMVMTGVRHFKH
- the purM gene encoding phosphoribosylformylglycinamidine cyclo-ligase — encoded protein: MSDAYKQAGVDIAAGNEAVERMKKHVKTTYRPEVLTELGGFGALFGLNKDKYEEPVLVSGTDGVGTKLKIAFAMDKHDTIGIDAVAMCVNDIIVQGAEPLFFLDYLACDRVIPEKIEAIVKGISDGCVQAGAALIGGETAEMPGMYSEGEYDIAGFTVGIVDKKKIIDGSTIQPGDVVLGLASSGVHSNGFSLVRKLLLEQKGYTLHDTIEELGGRLGDVLLAPTKIYVKPVLAALQEVPLKGLAHITGGGFLENIPRCLPDGVNVEIDYGSWPILPIFELMQREGAITNNDMFRTFNMGIGMVVIVAEEHAARAAELFEANGEKAYTLGRVTEGTKVVTFTGAEV
- the purN gene encoding phosphoribosylglycinamide formyltransferase, whose product is MNDRSPFRIAVFASGSGSNFQALVDAVKEGRLDARIELLVCDKPEAKVVERAHAAGVAVHAFRPKDYASREAYEAEIVELLNAKQIDLVVMAGYMRLITSVLVEPYYGRLINVHPSLLPAFPGINAVKQALDYGVKVTGVTVHYVDGGMDTGPIIAQQSLALVPGDTEETVAERVHRIEHELYPKVVGWIRDGKVRLNGRQVELSEAAL